One Kitasatospora sp. NBC_01287 DNA window includes the following coding sequences:
- a CDS encoding pirin family protein, which translates to MTDPARPRADLRRTAERYRSAPAPGVETRHAFSFAGHYDPKNVHFGPLLACNEEVLAPGAGFETHRHRDMEIVTWVLEGALAHRDDDGHAGVVRPGMVQHLSAGRGVGHTERNIGGAGVPVRFVQMWLQPDVFGTEPSYGLRRVEPAADGLTLLASGLERDAGGEALRLRRSDAALHLVSAGPDQPLPDLPRAPWRYAHLTRGSLGYRTIPGPRGVGRSMEAGDSLRLTDEAFAAPVAGPEGAELLFWELHSDLKLG; encoded by the coding sequence GTGACCGACCCTGCGCGCCCCCGGGCCGACCTGCGCCGTACCGCTGAACGCTACCGCTCCGCACCCGCGCCGGGAGTGGAAACCCGGCACGCCTTCTCCTTCGCCGGCCACTACGACCCGAAGAACGTTCACTTCGGCCCGCTGCTCGCCTGCAACGAGGAGGTCCTGGCGCCCGGCGCCGGGTTCGAGACGCACCGCCACCGGGACATGGAGATCGTCACGTGGGTGCTGGAGGGCGCCCTCGCGCATCGGGACGACGACGGCCACGCCGGGGTGGTGCGCCCCGGGATGGTGCAGCACCTGAGCGCGGGGCGCGGCGTCGGCCACACCGAGCGCAACATCGGCGGGGCCGGGGTGCCGGTCCGCTTCGTGCAGATGTGGCTGCAGCCGGACGTCTTCGGGACCGAGCCCTCGTACGGCCTGCGCCGGGTGGAGCCGGCCGCCGACGGGCTGACGCTGCTCGCCTCGGGCCTGGAGCGGGACGCCGGTGGCGAGGCGCTGCGGCTGCGCCGCTCGGACGCCGCCCTGCACCTGGTCAGCGCCGGGCCGGACCAGCCGCTGCCCGATCTGCCCCGAGCCCCCTGGCGGTACGCGCATCTGACCCGGGGTTCGCTCGGCTACCGCACCATCCCGGGGCCGCGCGGGGTTGGCCGGTCGATGGAGGCGGGCGACAGCCTGCGGCTCACCGATGAGGCCTTCGCCGCCCCGGTGGCCGGGCCCGAGGGCGCCGAGCTGCTGTTCTGGGAGTTGCACTCGGACCTGAAGCTCGGGTGA
- a CDS encoding MerR family transcriptional regulator, producing the protein MSAVPAESLAGRLAEPAARAVVDQVLHDCGADYHRPAEPSEPTAPSEPADTTLRHTISEVAARTGLTAHTLRWYERIGLLDPIDRSHAGRRLYSDGDLSRLAFLSRLRLTAMPVADMLRYVELAREGDHTFEGRRDLLIAHRDEVRQKIADLHATLAVLDYKIDIYSGKK; encoded by the coding sequence ATGAGCGCCGTACCAGCAGAGTCACTCGCCGGCCGGCTCGCCGAGCCGGCCGCCCGCGCGGTCGTCGACCAGGTCCTGCACGACTGCGGGGCGGACTACCACCGGCCCGCCGAGCCGTCCGAGCCCACCGCGCCGTCCGAGCCCGCCGACACCACGCTGCGCCACACCATCAGCGAGGTCGCCGCCCGCACCGGGCTGACCGCCCACACGCTGCGCTGGTACGAGCGGATCGGCCTGCTCGACCCGATCGACCGCTCGCACGCCGGCCGGCGGCTGTACAGCGACGGCGACCTCAGCCGGCTGGCCTTCCTGAGCCGCCTGCGGCTGACCGCCATGCCGGTGGCCGACATGCTCCGCTACGTGGAGCTGGCCCGCGAGGGCGACCACACCTTCGAGGGGCGGCGGGACCTGCTGATCGCCCACCGCGACGAGGTCCGGCAGAAGATCGCCGACCTGCACGCCACGCTCGCGGTGCTGGACTACAAGATCGACATCTACTCAGGGAAGAAGTAG
- a CDS encoding TetR/AcrR family transcriptional regulator: protein MATTASPSPAPTGVPPGLRERKKQRTRDALVDAAHRLFLSQGYARTTVDEIAAAVDVSQRTFFRYFANKEEAALAVLTDAEEYFIERLRARPAAENPLAAMRAAICESWRDLSAAHAQGARGVTAALELVQLIESTPTLLAAHLRRSADQEQRVVEILAAREGVDPARDLRPRLLAAVFGAAVRTAHLAWSGQGAGAEEDGPEGMIAVIEHHLDQLAPALTGDWHS, encoded by the coding sequence ATGGCCACCACTGCCAGTCCGAGCCCGGCGCCGACCGGCGTCCCGCCGGGCCTGCGCGAGCGCAAGAAGCAGCGCACCCGGGACGCCCTGGTGGACGCGGCACACCGGCTCTTCCTCAGCCAGGGCTACGCCCGCACCACCGTCGACGAGATCGCCGCGGCGGTGGACGTCTCGCAGCGCACCTTCTTCCGCTACTTCGCCAACAAGGAGGAGGCCGCGCTCGCGGTGCTGACGGACGCCGAGGAGTACTTCATCGAGCGGCTGCGGGCCCGCCCCGCCGCGGAGAACCCGCTGGCCGCGATGCGGGCGGCGATCTGCGAGTCCTGGCGGGACCTGAGCGCGGCGCACGCCCAGGGCGCGCGCGGGGTCACCGCGGCGCTGGAGCTGGTCCAGCTGATCGAGTCCACGCCGACCCTGCTCGCCGCCCACCTGCGCCGCTCGGCCGACCAGGAGCAGCGGGTGGTCGAGATCCTGGCCGCCCGCGAGGGGGTGGACCCGGCCCGCGACCTGCGGCCGCGGCTGCTGGCGGCGGTCTTCGGCGCGGCGGTGCGCACCGCCCACCTGGCCTGGTCCGGCCAGGGCGCCGGCGCCGAGGAGGATGGACCGGAGGGCATGATCGCGGTGATCGAGCACCATCTCGACCAGCTCGCACCGGCGTTGACCGGCGACTGGCACTCCTAA
- a CDS encoding acyl carrier protein produces the protein MASKEEVLEGLAEIVNEIAGIPTEDVELDKSFTDDLDVDSLSMVEVVVAAEERFDVKIPDDEVKNLKTVGDAVDYILTNA, from the coding sequence ATGGCCAGCAAGGAAGAGGTCCTGGAAGGTCTCGCCGAGATCGTCAACGAGATCGCCGGGATCCCGACCGAGGATGTCGAGCTCGACAAGTCCTTCACCGATGACCTGGACGTCGACTCGCTGTCCATGGTCGAGGTCGTCGTGGCCGCCGAAGAGCGCTTCGACGTCAAGATCCCGGACGACGAGGTCAAGAACCTGAAGACCGTCGGTGACGCGGTGGACTACATCCTCACCAACGCCTGA
- a CDS encoding beta-ketoacyl-ACP synthase III has protein sequence MTPVPQIRPASGAAHSRIHGVGGYRPVRVIPNAEVLTWIDSSDEWIRTRSGITERRWAGPEETVAEMSVQAAGKAIAQAGIDPAQIGGVIVATVTHLKQTPAIATEIALRLGCGTAPAFDISAACAGFGYGLNLADGMIRGGSAEYVLVIGVERLSDLTDKSDRSTAFIFGDGAGAAVVGPSDTPGIGKVIWGSDASQKDVITQTEAWDTAFAKPDGVNGPSEHAEQGMRWPALRMDGQPVFRWAVWEMAKVAQQALDAAGVTADQLGAFIPHQANMRITDAMIKALKLPESVPVARDIAETGNTSAASIPLAMERMLESGEAKSGDLALIIGFGAGLVYAAAVVTLP, from the coding sequence ATGACCCCAGTCCCCCAGATCCGTCCCGCGAGCGGCGCCGCCCACTCCCGCATCCACGGTGTCGGCGGGTACCGCCCGGTCCGGGTGATCCCCAACGCCGAGGTGCTGACCTGGATCGACTCCTCGGACGAGTGGATCCGCACCCGCAGCGGGATCACCGAGCGCCGCTGGGCCGGCCCGGAGGAGACCGTCGCCGAGATGTCGGTGCAGGCCGCCGGCAAGGCGATCGCCCAGGCCGGCATCGACCCGGCGCAGATCGGCGGCGTGATCGTGGCCACCGTGACGCACCTCAAGCAGACCCCCGCCATCGCCACCGAGATCGCGCTGCGGCTGGGCTGCGGCACCGCCCCGGCCTTCGACATCTCGGCCGCCTGCGCCGGCTTCGGCTACGGGCTGAACCTGGCCGACGGGATGATCCGCGGCGGCAGCGCCGAGTACGTGCTGGTGATCGGCGTGGAGCGGCTCAGCGACCTGACCGACAAGAGCGACCGCTCCACCGCCTTCATCTTCGGTGACGGCGCGGGCGCGGCGGTGGTCGGCCCCTCCGACACGCCCGGGATCGGCAAGGTCATCTGGGGCTCGGACGCCTCGCAGAAGGACGTGATCACCCAGACCGAGGCCTGGGACACCGCCTTCGCGAAGCCGGACGGCGTCAACGGTCCGAGCGAGCACGCCGAGCAGGGCATGCGGTGGCCCGCACTGCGGATGGACGGCCAGCCGGTCTTCCGCTGGGCGGTCTGGGAGATGGCCAAGGTGGCCCAGCAGGCCCTGGACGCCGCCGGTGTGACGGCGGATCAGCTCGGCGCGTTCATCCCGCACCAGGCCAACATGCGGATCACCGATGCCATGATCAAGGCCCTGAAACTGCCCGAATCGGTGCCGGTCGCCCGCGACATCGCCGAGACCGGGAACACCTCCGCCGCCTCCATCCCCCTCGCCATGGAGCGGATGCTGGAGAGCGGCGAGGCCAAGAGCGGCGACCTGGCCCTGATCATCGGGTTCGGGGCGGGTCTGGTCTACGCCGCGGCAGTCGTTACCCTCCCATAG
- a CDS encoding CdaR family transcriptional regulator: MERRLAAERAELRAATLKRLEKSAGKLATAAIARMDDQLGWYRRMPPEHRSWIGLVAQAGIAAFTEWYRHPEAPQAISTDVFGTAPRELTRAITLRQTVELIRTTIEVMEEAIPEVAAPGDEDGMRESVLVYAREIAFATAQVYAQAAEARGAWDARLEALVVNSLLSGDADEGVLSRAAALGWGQPSQVRVVMGSAPDGDSEAVVEAIRRAARYARLHVLTGVLGKRLVVVVGGDKEPVHAARALIGQFAPGPVVVGPTVADLLSATRSAHAAASGLRACAAWPDAPRPVLADDLLPERALAGDQVARHQLVEEIYTPLDEAGSALLETLSVYLEQASSLEGAARMLFVHPNTVRYRLRRVTDVTGYAPSDVRSAFTLRIALALGRLESTGD, encoded by the coding sequence GTGGAGCGCCGGCTAGCGGCCGAGCGCGCCGAGTTGCGCGCCGCCACCCTCAAGCGCCTGGAGAAATCGGCCGGCAAGCTGGCCACCGCCGCCATTGCCCGGATGGACGACCAGCTCGGCTGGTACCGCCGGATGCCGCCCGAGCACCGCTCCTGGATCGGCCTGGTCGCCCAGGCCGGCATCGCCGCCTTCACCGAGTGGTACCGCCACCCCGAGGCCCCGCAGGCGATCAGCACCGACGTCTTCGGCACCGCCCCGCGGGAGCTGACCCGGGCGATCACCCTGCGCCAGACGGTGGAGCTGATCCGCACCACGATCGAGGTGATGGAGGAGGCGATCCCCGAGGTCGCGGCACCCGGCGACGAGGACGGCATGCGCGAGTCGGTGCTGGTCTACGCCCGTGAGATCGCCTTCGCCACCGCCCAGGTCTATGCCCAGGCGGCCGAGGCCCGAGGGGCCTGGGACGCCAGGTTGGAGGCCCTGGTGGTGAACTCGCTGCTCTCCGGGGACGCCGACGAGGGCGTGCTGTCCCGGGCCGCCGCGCTCGGCTGGGGGCAGCCCAGCCAGGTGCGGGTGGTGATGGGCAGCGCGCCCGACGGGGACAGCGAGGCGGTGGTGGAGGCGATCCGGCGCGCCGCCAGGTACGCCCGGCTGCACGTGCTGACCGGGGTGCTGGGCAAGCGCCTGGTGGTGGTGGTCGGTGGCGACAAGGAGCCGGTGCACGCGGCCCGCGCGCTGATCGGCCAGTTCGCGCCGGGCCCCGTGGTGGTCGGCCCGACCGTCGCCGACCTGCTCTCGGCCACCCGCTCGGCGCACGCTGCGGCCTCCGGCCTGCGGGCCTGCGCGGCCTGGCCGGACGCCCCGCGCCCGGTGCTCGCCGACGACCTGCTGCCGGAACGCGCGCTCGCGGGCGACCAGGTGGCACGCCATCAACTGGTGGAGGAGATCTACACACCACTGGACGAGGCCGGCTCGGCACTGCTGGAGACGCTGAGTGTCTACCTGGAGCAGGCGTCCTCATTGGAAGGCGCCGCCCGGATGCTCTTCGTCCATCCGAACACCGTGCGCTACCGGCTCCGTCGTGTGACAGACGTCACGGGCTACGCCCCCTCCGACGTGCGTTCGGCGTTCACGCTCCGCATCGCCCTGGCCCTGGGCCGGCTCGAGTCCACCGGGGACTGA
- a CDS encoding alpha/beta hydrolase — MQRRRLKRMLIGAFAACAVLADAGAAAAQAAASNEQVAITTPPAGSAAWVHDQSLGRPLPDPGTADSATVAAFFASLPADQQDRLAHAYPLVVGNLDGAPLRLRYQANALALAAEVARAKAVAADKKVDATTHALAVSRANDCQALLAPGRQILAFDPRGRGLVTEVFGDLANAQRVSVIVPGSDTDLGHHDRAVDPLRSPAGMARALQAEEKQQDPGVRTAVIAWTGYVTPVGLGPDAVTSRLADAGAPRLVRLLDGLKQTSDPVAPPTLLCHSYGSVVCGTVAPELHGTTTDMVVLASPGMGVQNADELGTGVHLWATRNPSDWIGDVPYLQVGGLGHGADPTDPDFGAEQISSAGAAGHVGYFSPGTASLFNFAAIALGHYQAVVYRAG, encoded by the coding sequence ATGCAGCGCAGGCGGCTGAAGCGCATGCTGATCGGCGCTTTCGCGGCCTGTGCGGTGCTGGCCGACGCCGGGGCCGCGGCGGCCCAGGCCGCGGCCTCGAACGAGCAGGTGGCGATCACCACCCCGCCCGCCGGGTCGGCCGCCTGGGTGCACGACCAGTCGCTCGGGCGGCCGCTGCCCGACCCGGGCACCGCCGACTCGGCCACGGTGGCGGCCTTCTTCGCCTCGCTCCCCGCCGACCAGCAGGACCGCCTGGCGCACGCCTACCCGCTGGTGGTGGGCAACCTCGACGGCGCCCCGCTGCGGCTGCGCTACCAGGCCAACGCGCTGGCGCTGGCCGCCGAGGTGGCCCGGGCCAAGGCGGTGGCCGCCGACAAGAAGGTCGACGCGACCACCCACGCGCTCGCCGTCTCGCGGGCCAACGACTGCCAGGCGCTGCTGGCCCCCGGCCGCCAGATCCTGGCCTTCGACCCGCGCGGCCGCGGCCTGGTCACCGAGGTCTTCGGCGACCTGGCGAACGCCCAGCGGGTCTCGGTGATCGTGCCGGGCTCGGACACCGACCTCGGCCACCACGACCGGGCGGTCGACCCGCTGCGCTCCCCCGCGGGCATGGCCCGCGCGCTGCAGGCCGAGGAGAAGCAGCAGGACCCGGGCGTGCGGACCGCCGTCATCGCCTGGACCGGCTACGTCACCCCGGTGGGTCTGGGACCGGACGCGGTCACCTCACGGCTGGCCGACGCGGGCGCGCCGCGCCTGGTCCGGCTGCTGGACGGGCTGAAGCAGACCAGTGACCCGGTCGCGCCGCCGACCCTGCTCTGCCACTCCTACGGCAGCGTGGTGTGCGGCACCGTGGCACCCGAGCTGCACGGCACGACCACCGACATGGTGGTGCTGGCCAGCCCCGGCATGGGCGTGCAGAACGCGGACGAGCTGGGCACCGGCGTGCACCTGTGGGCCACCCGCAACCCCAGCGACTGGATCGGCGACGTGCCGTACCTGCAGGTCGGGGGCCTGGGGCACGGCGCCGACCCGACCGACCCGGACTTCGGCGCCGAGCAGATCTCCTCGGCCGGCGCCGCGGGGCACGTGGGCTACTTCAGCCCCGGCACCGCCAGCCTCTTCAACTTCGCGGCGATCGCGCTGGGCCACTACCAGGCCGTGGTCTACCGGGCCGGCTGA
- a CDS encoding aldo/keto reductase, producing MTQSPTLSTVQLGTGGPFVGVQGLGCMGMSEFYGPTDTAEALATLDAALEAGVTLFDTADVYGAGHNEELIGPFVRANRDRVVLATKFAIERKAEDPHYRGVRNDPAYIRTAVDASLRRLGIETIDLYYMHRRDPKVPLADSVGAMAELVRAGKVRHLGLSEVTGAELREAHAVHPIAAVQQEWSLFSRDVEQSVVGAAAELGVGFVPYSPLGRGFLTGSFASAENFAEGDIRRHQPRFNGDNAAANGELIARIQRIAAEREVTAAQIALAWVHQRAEVHELTVVPIPGTRKRSRLAENTGAAALRLSAADLAALDALADQVAGTRYPDMNFTATVRE from the coding sequence ATGACTCAGAGCCCCACCCTGTCCACCGTCCAGCTCGGCACCGGCGGCCCGTTCGTCGGTGTCCAGGGCCTGGGCTGCATGGGCATGAGCGAGTTCTACGGTCCGACCGACACCGCCGAGGCGCTGGCCACCCTGGACGCGGCGCTGGAGGCCGGGGTCACCCTCTTCGACACCGCCGACGTCTACGGCGCGGGCCACAACGAGGAGCTGATCGGCCCGTTCGTCCGGGCCAACCGCGACCGGGTGGTGCTGGCCACCAAGTTCGCCATCGAGCGCAAGGCCGAGGACCCGCACTACCGCGGCGTGCGCAACGACCCGGCCTACATCCGCACCGCCGTCGACGCCTCGCTGCGCCGACTGGGCATCGAGACGATCGACCTCTACTACATGCACCGCCGCGACCCGAAGGTCCCGCTGGCCGACTCGGTGGGCGCGATGGCCGAGCTGGTGCGGGCCGGCAAGGTGCGCCACCTGGGCCTGTCCGAGGTGACCGGCGCCGAGCTGCGCGAGGCGCACGCGGTGCACCCGATCGCCGCGGTGCAGCAGGAGTGGTCGCTCTTCTCCCGTGACGTGGAGCAGAGCGTGGTCGGCGCGGCCGCCGAGCTGGGCGTCGGCTTCGTGCCGTACTCGCCGCTCGGCCGGGGCTTCCTGACCGGCAGCTTCGCCAGCGCCGAGAACTTCGCCGAGGGCGACATCCGCCGCCACCAGCCGCGCTTCAACGGCGACAACGCGGCCGCCAACGGGGAGCTGATCGCCCGGATCCAGCGGATCGCCGCCGAGCGCGAGGTGACGGCGGCTCAGATCGCGCTCGCCTGGGTCCACCAGCGCGCCGAGGTGCACGAGCTGACGGTGGTGCCGATCCCGGGCACCCGCAAGCGCTCCCGGCTGGCCGAGAACACCGGGGCGGCCGCGCTGCGCCTGTCCGCGGCCGACCTGGCCGCCCTGGACGCGCTGGCCGACCAGGTCGCGGGCACCCGCTACCCGGACATGAACTTCACCGCCACCGTGCGCGAGTAG
- a CDS encoding ACP S-malonyltransferase, with translation MLVIVAPGQGAQTPGFLTPWLELPGMAERLTGWSEVAGLDLVHYGTDADADEIKDTAVAQPLLVAAGLVTAHALLPEEDAARELVGAVAGHSVGEITAAALAGVLSATDALTFVRERGRAMAAAAAVTETGMIAVLGGDPEEVAAKLAAHGLTAANNNGGGQIVAAGTLEQLEALRADPPAKAKLVALKVAGAFHTEHMAPGVTRLAELAPTLAVADPAVAYVSNKDGEVVRSGAQVLSRLVAQVSNPVRWDLCMETIGQLGATCVIELSPGGTLTGLIKRNVKGVATLALKTPADLEKAKALVAEHAGEENAA, from the coding sequence GTGCTCGTTATCGTCGCCCCTGGACAGGGTGCCCAGACTCCCGGCTTCCTCACCCCCTGGCTCGAGCTGCCCGGCATGGCCGAGCGGCTGACCGGCTGGTCCGAGGTGGCCGGCCTCGACCTGGTGCACTACGGAACCGACGCCGACGCCGATGAGATCAAGGACACCGCGGTGGCCCAGCCGCTGCTGGTGGCCGCCGGCCTGGTGACCGCCCACGCGCTCCTCCCGGAGGAGGACGCCGCCCGCGAGCTGGTCGGCGCCGTCGCCGGGCACAGCGTCGGCGAGATCACCGCCGCCGCTCTCGCCGGCGTGCTGAGCGCCACCGACGCGCTGACCTTCGTCCGCGAGCGGGGCCGGGCGATGGCCGCGGCCGCCGCGGTCACCGAGACCGGCATGATCGCGGTGCTCGGTGGCGACCCGGAGGAGGTCGCGGCCAAGCTCGCCGCGCACGGGCTGACCGCCGCGAACAACAACGGCGGCGGCCAGATCGTGGCGGCCGGCACCCTGGAGCAGTTGGAGGCCCTGCGGGCCGACCCGCCGGCCAAGGCCAAGCTGGTCGCGCTCAAGGTGGCGGGCGCCTTCCACACCGAGCACATGGCTCCCGGCGTGACCCGGCTGGCGGAGCTCGCGCCCACCCTGGCGGTCGCCGACCCGGCGGTGGCCTACGTCTCGAACAAGGACGGCGAGGTCGTCCGGTCCGGTGCGCAGGTGCTCTCCCGACTGGTCGCCCAGGTCTCCAACCCGGTCCGCTGGGACCTGTGCATGGAGACCATCGGGCAGCTCGGCGCGACCTGCGTGATCGAGCTCTCCCCGGGCGGCACGCTCACCGGCCTGATCAAGCGGAACGTCAAGGGCGTCGCGACCCTGGCCCTGAAGACCCCGGCCGACCTGGAGAAGGCCAAGGCCCTGGTGGCCGAGCACGCCGGTGAGGAGAACGCCGCATGA
- a CDS encoding serine hydrolase has product MQSLRMIEEWPVGAAAVAVVRGADGALLGAHGPQHHRFQLASVTKPLTAYAALVAVEEGVFELDDPAGPEGSTVRHLLAHTSGLAFDENRTMAAPGTRRLYSNAGFDVLAETLAKAAGIPFERYAAEAVFQPLGMADTAIEAAHRTPAGAGGVSTAADLARFVAELQAPRLLDPSTVAAATREVAFPGLSGVLPGYGHQKPNDWGLGFEIRDGKTPHWTGGANSPGTFGHFGQSGTFLWVDPVAGAACVALADRDFGPWAAEAWPPLSDAVLAELRG; this is encoded by the coding sequence ATGCAGAGCTTGCGGATGATCGAGGAGTGGCCGGTCGGGGCGGCGGCCGTGGCGGTGGTGCGGGGCGCGGACGGCGCACTGCTGGGCGCGCACGGCCCGCAGCACCACCGGTTCCAGCTGGCGTCGGTGACCAAGCCGCTGACCGCCTACGCGGCGCTGGTCGCGGTGGAGGAGGGCGTCTTCGAGCTGGACGACCCGGCGGGCCCCGAGGGCTCGACGGTCCGCCACCTGCTCGCCCACACCTCCGGCCTGGCCTTCGACGAGAACCGGACGATGGCCGCGCCCGGCACCCGGCGGCTGTACTCCAACGCGGGCTTCGACGTGCTGGCCGAGACCCTGGCCAAGGCGGCCGGGATCCCGTTCGAGCGGTACGCGGCCGAGGCGGTCTTCCAGCCGCTGGGCATGGCCGACACCGCCATCGAGGCCGCGCACCGCACCCCGGCCGGCGCGGGCGGCGTCTCCACCGCCGCCGACCTGGCCCGGTTCGTCGCCGAGTTGCAGGCCCCGCGCCTGCTGGACCCCTCGACGGTGGCCGCCGCCACCCGCGAGGTGGCCTTCCCCGGGCTGAGCGGCGTGCTGCCGGGCTACGGGCACCAGAAGCCCAACGACTGGGGGCTCGGCTTCGAGATCCGCGACGGCAAGACCCCGCACTGGACCGGCGGCGCCAACTCGCCCGGCACCTTCGGCCACTTCGGCCAGTCCGGCACCTTCCTCTGGGTCGACCCGGTGGCGGGCGCGGCCTGCGTGGCGCTGGCGGACCGGGACTTCGGGCCGTGGGCGGCCGAGGCCTGGCCGCCGCTGAGCGACGCGGTGCTCGCGGAGCTGCGGGGCTGA